The following are encoded together in the Monodelphis domestica isolate mMonDom1 chromosome 5, mMonDom1.pri, whole genome shotgun sequence genome:
- the TIGAR gene encoding fructose-2,6-bisphosphatase TIGAR, with the protein MVQFALTVVRHGETRYNREKILQGQGVDEPLSEIGFKQAAAAGEFLSNVKFTHVFSSDLMRTKQTTARILEKSRFCKEATVKYDRRLRERKYGIAEGKPLGELRALAKAAGEQCPNFTPSGGETLDQVKLRAQSFFEFLCQLVLDEAGQKELPTSGIKDSGLEAFQTSPLGSNYGLDRNSDSVAQTLDANILVVSHGAYMRNMFTYFVVDLECTLPAGLSRSELNSVSPNTGISHFIINVEEGAKGINSTIKCICINLHDHLAKVTGST; encoded by the exons TGGAGAAACAAGATATAAcagagagaaaatacttcaag gACAAGGAGTAGATGAACCTCTTTCAGAGATTGGTTTTAAACAAGCAGCTGCTGCTGGTGAATTTCTTAGTAATGTGAAGTTTACTCATGTTTTCTCAAGTGATCTCATGCGCACAAAACAG ACAACTGCCAGAATTTTGGAGAAAAGCAGATTCTGTAAAGAAGCAACAGTAAAATATGACAGGAGACTTCGGGAAAGG AAATATGGGATTGCAGAAGGCAAACCTCTGGGTGAGTTAAGGGCATTGGCCAAAGCAGCTGGGGAACAGTGCCCCAATTTCACACCTTCTGGAGGAGAAACATTAGATCAG gTGAAGTTACGTGCACAGAGcttttttgaatttctttgtcAACTTGTCTTGGATGAAGCTGGTCAAAAAGAACTGCCCACATCAGGAATAAAAGACAGTGGCCTGGAGGCCTTTCAAACATCTCCTTTAGGAAGCAACTATGGTCTTGATCGTAATTCAGATAGTGTTGCCCAAACGTTAGATGCTAATATATTGGTGGTGAGCCATGGAGCTTACATGAGAAACATGTTTACTTATTTTGTGGTTGATCTAGAGTGTACTTTACCAGCAGGTTTAAGCAGATCTGAACTCAATTCAGTCAGCCCCAATACAGGGATCAGTCACTTTATAATAAATGTAGAAGAAGGAGCTAAAGGGATTAACTCAACCATAAAGTGCATTTGTATTAATCTGCATGATCACCTAGCCAAAGTGACAGGAAGTACCTAA